In Lolium rigidum isolate FL_2022 chromosome 7, APGP_CSIRO_Lrig_0.1, whole genome shotgun sequence, the DNA window tcctgcacggtgtaatggtgacagtgtgtgcatccgtgttagtacttggcgtaggctatgattatgatctcttgtagattatgaagttaactattgctatgatggtattgatgtgatctattcctcctagatagtgtgaaggtgacagtgtgcatgctatgttagtacttggtttagttgtgttgatctgtcatgcactctaaggttatttaaatatgaacattgaatattgtggagcttgttaactccggcattgagggttcgtgtaatcctacacagttagtggtgttcgtcatccaacaagagggtgtagagtatgcatttatctattctgttatgtgatcaaagttgagagtgtccactagtgaaagtctaatccctaggccttgctaaatactgctatcgctgcttgtttactgttttactgcgttactactgctgcgttactactacttgtttactgtcctaggcaaagcacttttctggtgccgttgccactgctcatacttatttataccacctgtatttcactatctcttcgccgaactagtgcacctattaggtgtgttggcgacacaagagacttcttgctttgtggttgcagggttgcatgagagggatatctttgacctcttcctccctgagttcgataaaccttgggtgatccacttaagggaaacttgctgctgttctacaaacctctgctcttggaggcccaacactgtctacaagaatagaagcacccgtagacatcagtgaccagacgaacttgtccgatttcttcagcaactggtacaggggcagtgccttcttccctagccggctgacgaagcggctcaaggaggccaggcatccggtgaacttctggacgtccttgaggcactgcggcagttccatcttctcaatggcactgatcttctccgggttggcttcgattcctcgctgagagacgaggtagcccaggagttggccgggcggcacgccgaacgtgcacttggccgggttgagcttcatccggaatcttcgcagattggtgaaggtttctctcaggtcatcaaggagggtaggcatctccttggtttttacaacgacatcatccacatatgcgtgaacgtttctgccgatttgatcctgcaaacacttttgcatgcacctttgataggtggcgcctgcatttttcaagccgaatggcatggtggtgtagcagtaagccccatacggggtaatgaacgaagtctttatttgatcatccggattcaaaggaatctggtggtagcctgaataggcatctagaaaagacaacagttcacagccggcagtcgagtctatgacttgatctatgcgcggcagggggaaggggtccttcgggcacgccttgttgaggctggtgtagtcgatacacatgcgccaggagccgttcttcttcaaaaccaggaccgggttcgccaaccagtccgggtgcagcacttccatgatgaagccggctgcgaggagccgggcgatttcttcaccgatggccttccttctttcttcggtgaagcgcctgaggggctgcttcaccggcttggcttcgagcctgacgtggaggtggtgctcagccaactccctcggcacacccggcatgtcccttggagaccatgcgaagatgtcccgattctcacggaggaagctggtgagctcgctttcctatttgctgctcaagccggcaccgatggtgacgtacttgtccggctgcgccgggtcgagcaggatcttcttggtgttgtcggccggctagaagtgagtcgtcccagcctggttgcccacagccggcatgtccacctgcgcggccttagccaaggcgacggcgtcgtggatgagctgcttctcggtgccgatgaccagcgtctgggccatcttggagctctgcgtggcgcggtccatggagcggcggtagtcgccggctacggtgatgacccctttcgggccaggcagcttcatcttcaggtacccatagtggggcaccaccatgaacttggtcagggccggcctgcccaggagcgcgtggtagggactgacgaggtccaccacctcgaactcgatcctttcggtgcggaagtgatccggcttcccgaacatcacctccagcgtgatccggccaatcggctggcagcagtggcccggcacgatgccatggaagacggtgggggtgggacgcaactcggcttcttggatgcctagcttgcgggcggtgtcgcggtagaggatgttgatgctgctgcccccgtcgatgaggacgcgcgagaagcgcacgctgcgccgggttgtgccaaTGGTGGGGTCAAGGACCAGGAGGGACAAGAACAAGCCGGGTTGTGCCAATGGcgcgtggcagtcgcgggtggtgtggttggaggggttcttgccgctgtggtacttgcacggcgagtcgagcatctgcttgaaggtgtacttcggcttccagggccggtactgcttctggcgccggctgccgccagccgccgtgtggtccgacacggctgccacatgggcagaaccgtaccggcggtccggctggtcgttgTGCCGCTTgctgcggtagttgtcccgccggctgccatgagaggcgcctTCGACTGGCCTTCCCCGGCCGACGAGCCACAGAGAAGACGGCCCCTGTGGCCATACATGAGGCTCTCTGAAGCGCTGAAGCGCGATGAGGCACGCCCGATTCAGGGAAGGAAGGAAGCTCGGCCCCcgctccggcgaagctccggcggaTCTGGTGGGCGGCGGCGAGTGTGGGTGTTGGGCGTGGGTGACTCCGGGGTCCTGACTGTATTTTTCTGTCTTCCGGGGGCCTTTTCGCCATTGTGCAGGGACATGTGTCCCTTCTGCTGTTTACCTTGTCTTAAGCATTCTGTACTGCTTTGGTTAATATATTGATGCTTAcagtcgcaaaaaaaaaaaacaagctcGTCGGCTGGCAGCTAAGGCTAGGGACATATAGGCTAATATCATTGACAACCAGCTCCTGGGGTAGGACGGACTCCAACCATTAACATGAAACCGTAAATAGTAGGAAAACACTGGAGACACTAAATCCAAAGAACAGAGATACACACGGTGCTTATCATTTCTCCTTGCTCTCATCCACGAAAtccagaaaaagaaaaacattgcAAGATCACCCACAAGGGCTCCCTGAGAGCAGGAGGAAATGCAACGAACATTCAAACTTGCTGGCAAGACCCAACAGCATGAGAAAATCCACCAGGTGACACCAAAACACGTAGTAGTAGATAGGTCATTGCTATCACAAAACCCCAAATTGCCAACTTGTGATCATCATTCTAGTTGATGAACCCGTGGTTCCCTGGTATTTGTGCTATCTTTGTTCTAGCCTTGCATATAAGGAGACGGGGAACATTAGACATATTTCAATGTACGATTCTGAAGAACACTAGAGCAGCCAGCTCTGATTGTCACCTTCCTTCAAGACCATGAAGGGTGGTAGCAAGATCAGCATGGTTCTCTCAATTCAACAGCAGCTACAGCAGATTTAACACATCTTCCGTCTCCAAGCACaagacccgccggaaattggaaaACATAAGCGCGGAGGTTGCACATCTAGAGAACAAATATACCTTAACATCTGCAGTTATGCATCAAACAGCATAACCACTGAATGATTGCTTTGCAAACCCTTAAGCCCAAGTTGTTAAGGATACAGCACAAGCCTGAATCATTAAACGCAATCACAAATTTTGCAGGACCAACACGTGAAATTATAAGGTTCACGCAGACAAGCAGCTCACATAGCTAAAGCTTAGACATATCAGTTCCAATCTTGTCCGACATTCCTTCAGGTTTTGCAGCACTTGGCTAAACTTATCATATACATTCATCCAACTTCCTATTGGCCACGCCAGGCATGAAACGAACATCTTCTCAAACAAGACATTAGGTAAACACATATATTAGATATGTGGTTGCTTACTTAGTTAACTTACCCAACTTATAAAAACAATTTAAGGCTCCAAACCATACCAACAGAAGAACACTCAAGTGAATGGATTATGGATAGATCACAGTGCAATCTGCCACTAAAACACGTTATGAACACCTGGTAAGATACGATGCATGATACCTTACCTTCCAAAAAGATAAGACCCCAAACAGCACGGTAGCTTAAAACGGACCTAAAAAGACGAAGCCACCAACTTCATCAAGTATCTGAAAACATATCGCAACTTCACACGCACGCACCCACGCACTGACACAGATTGACGAAATTATGGAACTGAATTAAGTTACTCACAAAGCAAACAGCATGAGAAATCAACCAAGTAACACCGAAACACCTAGTACTGAAATAGTTCATTACTACGTCACAAACCCTTAATTGACTCTATGAGATTATCCATCTTATTGGTGAGACGCACAACTGGGGTCTGTCCAACACATCACAGGTGACGCGCAGCAACCGATGCCCCTGCCGGAAAACTTGCTCCAGTTTGCCTTTCTGCAGAAAATGAACAAGTTTTGTTAGTGTGGCTCCAAATGTTTTGGTTCATTGGTTTTGACAATAAAATGAATCAAAAGGAGAAAACAGGATACTAGTTAGAATGCTAGATTGTGTAGCAAAAGCACGTCTAGCTAGATCGAGGATTACAGCAACAATACCTGGTGGATTGTAAAAGCTCATGAAGGGGAAGAGGGGCCGAATGTCTTGTCCTTCACATAACTTTCTTGACCGCAGCAACTTGAGATCAATAGCGTAGACACCAAGAGCTGTGGTGGCGAAGATGATATTGGCACCCTCCACGGAGCCAATCAACTCCACTTTGATCGCAGGATCTCCAATGGGGAGAAACGGTATGAGATTAATGACTCTATGTTCTGTCCATGCTGCAATTCCGTCAGGACCCACCTCCCTTGACCACAGGTGAAGGCTGAGCTTGTCCAGGTGGGCGACTCCCAGCCTTCCATCCTCTGTTGCCATGAGAAGGGTGCCCCGGTCGTAAACAGCCGCCGCTGCCGGCAGGACGATCAAAGAGAGGTAATGCCTTCCTACGTCGTACTTGAGAACTCGAGCGCCTTGTGGCCCAGACATGAGGAGGAAGTGGAGGGAGTCTTCAACGAGCACACTCGTGCATCGCAGTAAGGTAGCCGTCATCGACGGGGTCAAGCCCGTCGAAGAGGTCAAGCTCCACGACAAAGTGATGCTCGTCGACAAGGGCAAGCTCAGACGTCGGCGTGCTCCACTCACCCGTCTCCGACGAGTACTTGTAGGCGGTTACGCTCCCCACCTCCGCATCAATACCGACAAAAACAACATGGAAAGGGCCCTTGTGGCAGCTGGTGTGGTCGCAGCCGTCCACAGCACATAGCACCGCGGTCCCGAGATAGAACAAGGACCTGCGGGGGTCGCTCACCACTTTTCGGCGGTCCGTCATGGGGTCCCAGACCACAAGCTCCATGGGCACCTCACAGTTGTCGAGGAggacacggccatggcggcagtcGCACACGGTGAAGTCAGCCAGCTCGGGGGTCAAAAGTGCATGGGAGGGAGGACCCAGTGGTGGGGACAAAGCGACTGACGCAGCTCACCTCACTGTTGTAGATGAAGCCAAGCATAGGAGGCATCCGATTGAACTTGCGGTAGTTGTGGTGGAAACCAGGATCGGAGAGGAGACTGCGCCAGAGATTGGAGAGTACGGATAGGCGGAAAAGGCACGCGGGCTCATCTggcgggaggcggaagaggatctCATGGACAAGTTCATCCGGCAGATCCGGAACGAGCGTCGCCATGATTTGCAGATCCGGAGGCGGAAGAGGGGATCTCCTTGGAGAAGCCGGAGGCTGAGAATTGCACTTTATTGGAAATAAGAGCTAGTCCTTCTATAGATGGAAAAAAGATTACTTGGCTTACCAAATAGTGATTCAGATCCCACGGCCCCTGCCGTTACTGTCT includes these proteins:
- the LOC124674347 gene encoding uncharacterized protein LOC124674347, whose protein sequence is MSGPQGARVLKYDVGRHYLSLIVLPAAAAVYDRGTLLMATEDGRLGVAHLDKLSLHLWSREVGPDGIAAWTEHRVINLIPFLPIGDPAIKVELIGSVEGANIIFATTALGVYAIDLKLLRSRKLCEGQDIRPLFPFMSFYNPPERQTGASFPAGASVAARHL